The following coding sequences are from one Lycium ferocissimum isolate CSIRO_LF1 chromosome 3, AGI_CSIRO_Lferr_CH_V1, whole genome shotgun sequence window:
- the LOC132050791 gene encoding transcription factor bHLH100-like produces the protein MFGISSPLFSNFGLCLADPTMNQEPNTIEETPENTNIPILRYSSSNPSMVHSESTKNFDEMNNPIVKKLNHNASERDRRKKTNSLYYSLRSLLPPSDHRKKLSIPATIARVLKYIPELKKEVERLTQKKEDLTLRCIPNKQTIRGGIQSSLSVISANKVGDREVMIQISILKNNKGSFAEAISELEEEGLVLLNASTFETLEDRVFYNLHFQVQGILPVNVQILRDKLLSYYEKEDKLLQPWIFGSLTT, from the exons ATGTTTGGCATTTCTTCTCCATTGTTTTCTAACTTTGGCTTGTGTTTGGCAGATCCCACAATGAACCAAGAACCAAACACAATAGAAGAAACTCCAGAAAATACTAATATTCCTATTCTTCGTTACTCATCATCTAATCCAAGCATGGTACACAGTGAATCAACTAAGAATTTTGATGAGATGAATAATCCAATAGTGAAGAAGCTTAATCACAATGCAAGTGAACGTGATCGGAGAAAAAAAACTAATTCCTTGTATTATTCTCTTCGTTCTTTGCTTCCACCTTCTGATCATAGG AAAAAATTAAGCATTCCAGCCACAATAGCAAGAGTGCTAAAATACATACCAGAGTTAAAGAAAGAAGTGGAAAGACtaacacaaaagaaagaagatctCACATTAAGATGTATCCCCAATAAGCAAACAATAAGAGGAGGAATTCAGAGTTCTTTATCAGTTATTTCAGCAAATAAAGTGGGGGATAGAGAAGTTATGATTCAAATATCTATTTTGAAGAACAATAAAGGTTCATTTGCTGAAGCTATATCAGAATTAGAGGAGGAAGGACTTGTATTACTGAATGCATCTACTTTTGAAACTTTGGAAGATAGAGTTTTCTACAATTTGCATTTTCag GTGCAAGGAATATTACCAGTTAACGTTCAAATACTAAGAGACAAGCTCTTATCGTATTATGAGAAGGAAGACAAGTTATTACAACCTTGGATTTTTGGTTCTCTTACTACGTAG